A region from the Drosophila bipectinata strain 14024-0381.07 chromosome 3R, DbipHiC1v2, whole genome shotgun sequence genome encodes:
- the LOC108129648 gene encoding thymus-specific serine protease encodes MAAIRLVCLAVVLVLGLGQALDFSKVKDVPVLVKTLKNLNRGPPQQVVTKRANVEEKWITQKLDNFDDSNTATYQMRYLINDEFQTEGSPIFIYLGGEWTIESSMVSAGHWYDLAQEHKGVLVYTEHRYYGQSVPTTTMSTENLQYLHVKQALADVANFITTLKSENAQLANSKVVLAGGSYSATMVVWFKRLYPDLVVGGWASSAPLLAKVDFTEYKEVVGRAFLELGGQQCYDRIQNGIAELESLFANKRGAEARAMLRLCNSFDDQNDLDLWSLFSSISNIFAGIAQYQSGNDINDYCDYLLSFRDDATAIANLVYWAFGVPTCIDATYASSVEYYLWSVENFDAGRPWYYQTCNEYGWYQSSGSRNQPFGTKFPATLYTTLCGDVFHSRYGNEFISSNVAQTNVDFGGLEPGVENVYMTHGALDPWNPMGHGVAEGATVIANASHCSDFGSIRSTDSAELRASKEKLAELVREWLA; translated from the exons ATGGCTGCGATTCGTTTGGTTTGCCTTGCCGTGGTCTTGGTCCTTGGACTTGGCCAAGCATTGGACTTCTCCAAGGTCAAGGATGTGCCTGTTCTGGTCAAGACTCTGAAGAACTTGAACCGCGGTCCACCACAGCAGGTGGTGACTAAGCGCGCCAATGTCGAGGAGAAATGGATCACCCAAAAGTTGGATAACTTTGACGATAGCAACACCGCAACCTATCAGATG CGTTACTTGATCAACGATGAGTTCCAAACGGAAGGCAGTcccattttcatttatttgggCGGCGAGTGGACCATCGAGTCGAGCATGGTCAGTGCCGGCCACTGGTATGACTTGGCCCAGGAGCACAAGGGAGTCCTGGTGTACACCGAGCATCGTTACTACGGCCAGAGTGTGCCAACCAC CACCATGTCCACTGAGAACCTGCAGTACTTGCACGTGAAACAGGCCTTGGCCGATGTGGCCAACTTCATCACCACCCTCAAGTCGGAGAACGCTCAGCTGGCCAACTCAAAGGTGGTGTTGGCCGGAGGTTCCTACTCGGCCACCATGGTGGTCTGGTTCAAGCGTCTCTACCCCGACCTCGTTGTCGGTGGCTGGGCCTCCAGCGCTCCTCTCCTGGCCAAGGTCGACTTCACCGAGTACAAGGAGGTGGTGGGCAGGGCCTTCCTCGAGCTGGGCGGCCAGCAGTGCTACGATCGCATCCAAAACGGCATCGCCGAGCTGGAGTCCTTGTTTGCCAACAAACGTGGCGCGGAGGCCAGGGCCATGTTGCGTTTGTGCAACAGCTTTGATGACCAGAACGACTTGGACCTGTGGTCCCTGTTCAGCAGCATCTCGAACATTTTCGCCGGTATCGCCCAGTACCAAAG TGGTAATGACATCAACGATTACTGCGACTACCTACTGAGCTTCCGTGATGATGCCACGGCCATTGCCAACTTGGTTTACTGGGCCTTTGGTGTTCCCACTTGCATTGATGCCACCTACGCCAGCTCAGTGGAGTACTACTTGTGGAGCGTGGAAAACTTTGACGCTG GTCGTCCTTGGTATTACCAGACCTGCAATGAGTACGGATGGTACCAGAGCTCCGGCTCCAGGAATCAGCCCTTCGGCACCAAGTTCCCCGCCACCCTGTACACCACCCTGTGTGGCGATGTCTTCCACTCGCGGTATGGCAACGAATTCATTAGCAGCAATGTGGCCCAGACCAACGTAGACTTCGGCGGCTTGGAGCCCGGAGTAGAGAATGTCTACATGACCCACGGAGCCCTTGATCCCTGGAATCCCATGGGTCACGGAGTGGCCGAGGGAGCCACAGTCATCGCCAACGCCTCCCATTGCTCGGACTTTGGATCGATCAGGTCCACGGATTCCGCAGAACTGAGAGCCTCTAAGGAAAAGCTCGCAGAGTTGGTGCGCGAATGGTtggcttaa
- the LOC108129646 gene encoding putative serine protease K12H4.7, whose product MNQFAQKLVELDQFHFESRRSTMKFWLGIALVLLVFAQSKASIFQRTFKRLHDEPPLPSNQNRADIVQTLWIEQKLDHFDEAETRTWQMRYMLNDALYQSGGPLFIYLGGEWEISSGRITGGHIYDMAKEHNGLLAYTEHRYYGQSKPLPDLSNENIQYLTVNQSLADLAHFITTIKATHEGLSESKVIIVGGSYSATMVTWFKKTYPDLVAGGWASSAPLFAKVNFVEYKEITGQSIELMGGSACYKRIENGIAELEDMFATKRGGEVKALLKLCEPFDVYSDLDIWTLFSEISDIFAGVVQTHNAGQIEGVCQQIMAGSSDLIGVASFLLDEFAESGGKCYDLSYDGITGVLLDTNYNGNIMRQWIFQTCNEYGWYQTSGSRDQPFGTKFPVTYYTTMCADLYGSKYSNEFITNQVSTTNAYYGGLTPGVENVYLTHGQLDPWRAMGIQDADQATILPEYAHCKDFNSISSSDSAEMKASKERIAELVREWVK is encoded by the exons ATGAATCAGTTTGCACAAAAACTGGTAGAGCTTGATCAGTTCCATTTCGAGTCTCGACGGTCAACGATGAAGTTCTGGTTGGGAATTGCTTTGGTCCTTCTGGTCTTTGCCCAGAGCAAGGCTTCCATATTCCAAAGGACCTTCAAGAGGCTACACGATGAGCCTCCACTGCCAAGCAACCAAAACAGGGCCGATATAGTGCAGACCCTATGGATCGAACAGAAATTGGATCATTTCGACGAAGCGGAAACGCGCACCTGGCAAATG CGTTACATGCTCAACGATGCCTTGTACCAATCGGGTGGACCcctgtttatttatttgggaGGTGAATGGGAAATATCCTCCGGAAGGATAACTGGGGGCCATATTTATGACATGGCCAAGGAGCACAATGGACTTCTTGCCTATACCGAGCATCGCTATTATGGACAGAGTAAGCCTCTACC CGATCTTTCCAATGAGAATATCCAATATCTGACTGTCAATCAGTCCCTGGCTGATCTGGCTCACTTCATAACCACCATCAAGGCAACCCATGAAGGGCTTTCCGAGTCAAAGGTTATCATTGTGGGTGGATCCTACTCTGCCACAATGGTCACCTGGTTCAAGAAGACCTACCCCGACCTAGTGGCCGGTGGCTGGGCCTCCAGTGCCCCACTGTTTGCCAAGGTGAACTTTGTAG AGTACAAGGAAATCACTGGACAATCCATTGAACTAATGGGTGGCTCAGCCTGTTATAAACGCATCGAAAATGGAATTGCCGAATTGGAGGACATGTTCGCCACCAAACGGGGAGGAGAGGTCAAGGCCCTGCTGAAACTATGCGAACCCTTTGATGTCTATAGCGATCTGGATATTTGGACCTTGTTCAGTGAGATTTCGGATATTTTTGCAGGTGTTGTGCAGACCCACAA CGCTGGTCAAATCGAAGGTGTTTGCCAACAAATAATGGCAGGATCCAGTGATCTTATTGGTGTGGCTAGTTTTCTTCTAGACGAATTCGCAGAAAGTGGTGGCAAGTGCTACGATTTGAGTTATGATGGTATTACCGGAGTGCTTCTAGATACTAACTACAATGGCAATATCA TGCGTCAGTGGATTTTCCAAACATGCAATGAGTACGGTTGGTACCAGACCTCCGGCTCCAGGGATCAACCTTTTGGAACCAAGTTCCCAGTGACCTATTATACCACCATGTGTGCCGACCTGTACGGATCGAAATACAGCAACGAGTTTATCACCAACCAGGTGAGCACCACCAATGCATACTATGGCGGCCTGACCCCTGGCGTGGAGAATGTCTACCTCACTCACGGACAACTGGATCCCTGGAGGGCCATGGGAATTCAGGATGCAGACCAAGCTACCATCCTGCCAG AATATGCCCATTGCAAGGACTTTAATTCTATCAGCTCCAGCGATTCAGCTGAAATGAAGGCGTCCAAAGAACGCATTGCCGAGTTGGTTCGCGAGTGGGTCAAGTAA
- the LOC138926694 gene encoding putative serine protease K12H4.7 isoform X2, with protein MASGKLFIYLLISFFIGIQSIISPIEFRWIEQKLDHFNDSIPQTFQMRYMVKEDYFKPNKTIFFFMGGEGTILSPATNVSKIILTDSYMHDLAKEFNGYLIHSEHRYYGESKPKIRDLTVENLKYLSVAQALADVATLIRFQKANTTHFGDSKIFLVGGSYTGFLVPWFAKLYPELMDLGWGSSAPFEFKGNFKSFFETVFKIIVKIGGSKCHEKIIKGFKAIDLQHSEYCVHLEGEHCKDSLEKQTIFQRFTVLFAYLVQTGNKTTIRKACKDILETPFISFLRNHLIHDFKCTYQQNRNLEYKNLSFFEKLGINYTCLDLTRTLKNESYTTDPARLWFYQQCYELGNFQTTEYVPLQFYLDYCKDIFPALPQAYMFERIQNSDIVFEDLDENTKVSEIFLTQAEYDPWSGTKVRNHKRTYYLKDAFHCEDLRAKAVNNNPSIKKLKRDIYREVQKLQLV; from the exons atggcTTCTGGAAagctatttatatatttattaatatcaTTTTTTATTGGCATTCAATCAATCATATCTCCCATTGAATTCAGATGGATAGAACAAAAGTTAGATCATTTCAACGACAGTATTCCGCAAACCTTTCAAatg aGATATATGGTTAAGGAGGACTACTTCAAGCCGAATAAGactattttctttttcatgGGCGGAGAAGGCACTATTCTCTCGCCAGCCACAAACGTTTCAAAGATTATTCTAACCGACAGTTACATGCACGATTTGGCAAAAGAGTTTAATGGATACCTTATCCACAGCGAACATCGTTACTACGGAGAAAGTAAACCCAAAATAAG AGACTTGACAGTGGAGAACCTCAAGTACCTCTCAGTTGCGCAGGCTTTAGCAGATGTTGCAACATTGATTAGGTTTCAAAAAGCCAATACCACCCACTTTGGAGATTCCAAAATATTTCTTGTGGGTGGATCGTATACTGGGTTCTTAGTGCCTTGGTTTGCCAAACTCTATCCAGAACTCATGGACTTGGGATGGGGTTCAAGTGCACCCTTCGAGTTTAAAGGtaattttaaaagcttttttgAAACTGTGTTTAAAATTATAGTAAAAATTGGTGGATCAAAGTGTCAcgagaaaataataaaaggctTTAAAGCTATTGATCTTCAGCATTCGGAATATTGTGTCCATTTGGAGGGAGAACATTGTAAAGACTCTTTGGAAAAACAAACTATATTTCAAAGATTTACCGTCTTGTTTGCATATTTAGTTCAAACTGGAAA CAAAACCACCATTCGAAAGGCCTGTAAGGATATATTGGAAACCccttttatttcgtttttaaGAAATCATTTAATTCACGACTTTAAGTGTACTTATCAACAAAATAGAAATCTTGAATATAAAAACCTGAGTTTTTTCGAGAAATTGGGAATAAATTATACCTGTTTAGACCTGACGAGGACTCTTAAGAATGAGAGCTATACGACGGATCCAG CTCGCCTTTGGTTTTATCAGCAATGTTATGAGCTTGGAAACTTCCAAACTACAGAATATGTTCCTCTCCAATTTTATTTAGATTATTGTAAAGACATTTTTCCAGCACTACCACAAGCATATATGTTTGAGAGAATACAAAATTCTGATATAGTTTTTGAAGATTTAGacgaaaacaccaaagttagtGAAATATTTCTAACTCAAGCGGAATACGATCCTTGGTCCGGCACAAAAGTGAGGAATCACAAGCGGACTTATTATTTAAAAG ATGCATTCCACTGCGAGGATCTAAGAGCAAAAGCTGTGAATAATAATCCCTCtataaaaaagttaaagagAGATATTTATAGAGAAGTTCAAAAGCTGCAATTAGTTTAA
- the LOC138926694 gene encoding putative serine protease K12H4.7 isoform X3: protein MASGKLFIYLLISFFIGIQSIISPIEFRWIEQKLDHFNDSIPQTFQMRYMVKEDYFKPNKTIFFFMGGEGTILSPATNVSKIILTDSYMHDLAKEFNGYLIHSEHRYYGESKPKISRDLTVENLKYLSVAQALADVATLIRFQKANTTHFGDSKIFLVGGSYTGFLVPWFAKLYPELMDLGWGSSAPFEFKGFKAIDLQHSEYCVHLEGEHCKDSLEKQTIFQRFTVLFAYLVQTGNKTTIRKACKDILETPFISFLRNHLIHDFKCTYQQNRNLEYKNLSFFEKLGINYTCLDLTRTLKNESYTTDPARLWFYQQCYELGNFQTTEYVPLQFYLDYCKDIFPALPQAYMFERIQNSDIVFEDLDENTKVSEIFLTQAEYDPWSGTKVRNHKRTYYLKDAFHCEDLRAKAVNNNPSIKKLKRDIYREVQKLQLV, encoded by the exons atggcTTCTGGAAagctatttatatatttattaatatcaTTTTTTATTGGCATTCAATCAATCATATCTCCCATTGAATTCAGATGGATAGAACAAAAGTTAGATCATTTCAACGACAGTATTCCGCAAACCTTTCAAatg aGATATATGGTTAAGGAGGACTACTTCAAGCCGAATAAGactattttctttttcatgGGCGGAGAAGGCACTATTCTCTCGCCAGCCACAAACGTTTCAAAGATTATTCTAACCGACAGTTACATGCACGATTTGGCAAAAGAGTTTAATGGATACCTTATCCACAGCGAACATCGTTACTACGGAGAAAGTAAACCCAAAATAAG taGAGACTTGACAGTGGAGAACCTCAAGTACCTCTCAGTTGCGCAGGCTTTAGCAGATGTTGCAACATTGATTAGGTTTCAAAAAGCCAATACCACCCACTTTGGAGATTCCAAAATATTTCTTGTGGGTGGATCGTATACTGGGTTCTTAGTGCCTTGGTTTGCCAAACTCTATCCAGAACTCATGGACTTGGGATGGGGTTCAAGTGCACCCTTCGAGTTTAAAG gctTTAAAGCTATTGATCTTCAGCATTCGGAATATTGTGTCCATTTGGAGGGAGAACATTGTAAAGACTCTTTGGAAAAACAAACTATATTTCAAAGATTTACCGTCTTGTTTGCATATTTAGTTCAAACTGGAAA CAAAACCACCATTCGAAAGGCCTGTAAGGATATATTGGAAACCccttttatttcgtttttaaGAAATCATTTAATTCACGACTTTAAGTGTACTTATCAACAAAATAGAAATCTTGAATATAAAAACCTGAGTTTTTTCGAGAAATTGGGAATAAATTATACCTGTTTAGACCTGACGAGGACTCTTAAGAATGAGAGCTATACGACGGATCCAG CTCGCCTTTGGTTTTATCAGCAATGTTATGAGCTTGGAAACTTCCAAACTACAGAATATGTTCCTCTCCAATTTTATTTAGATTATTGTAAAGACATTTTTCCAGCACTACCACAAGCATATATGTTTGAGAGAATACAAAATTCTGATATAGTTTTTGAAGATTTAGacgaaaacaccaaagttagtGAAATATTTCTAACTCAAGCGGAATACGATCCTTGGTCCGGCACAAAAGTGAGGAATCACAAGCGGACTTATTATTTAAAAG ATGCATTCCACTGCGAGGATCTAAGAGCAAAAGCTGTGAATAATAATCCCTCtataaaaaagttaaagagAGATATTTATAGAGAAGTTCAAAAGCTGCAATTAGTTTAA
- the LOC138926694 gene encoding putative serine protease K12H4.7 isoform X1, whose product MASGKLFIYLLISFFIGIQSIISPIEFRWIEQKLDHFNDSIPQTFQMRYMVKEDYFKPNKTIFFFMGGEGTILSPATNVSKIILTDSYMHDLAKEFNGYLIHSEHRYYGESKPKISRDLTVENLKYLSVAQALADVATLIRFQKANTTHFGDSKIFLVGGSYTGFLVPWFAKLYPELMDLGWGSSAPFEFKGNFKSFFETVFKIIVKIGGSKCHEKIIKGFKAIDLQHSEYCVHLEGEHCKDSLEKQTIFQRFTVLFAYLVQTGNKTTIRKACKDILETPFISFLRNHLIHDFKCTYQQNRNLEYKNLSFFEKLGINYTCLDLTRTLKNESYTTDPARLWFYQQCYELGNFQTTEYVPLQFYLDYCKDIFPALPQAYMFERIQNSDIVFEDLDENTKVSEIFLTQAEYDPWSGTKVRNHKRTYYLKDAFHCEDLRAKAVNNNPSIKKLKRDIYREVQKLQLV is encoded by the exons atggcTTCTGGAAagctatttatatatttattaatatcaTTTTTTATTGGCATTCAATCAATCATATCTCCCATTGAATTCAGATGGATAGAACAAAAGTTAGATCATTTCAACGACAGTATTCCGCAAACCTTTCAAatg aGATATATGGTTAAGGAGGACTACTTCAAGCCGAATAAGactattttctttttcatgGGCGGAGAAGGCACTATTCTCTCGCCAGCCACAAACGTTTCAAAGATTATTCTAACCGACAGTTACATGCACGATTTGGCAAAAGAGTTTAATGGATACCTTATCCACAGCGAACATCGTTACTACGGAGAAAGTAAACCCAAAATAAG taGAGACTTGACAGTGGAGAACCTCAAGTACCTCTCAGTTGCGCAGGCTTTAGCAGATGTTGCAACATTGATTAGGTTTCAAAAAGCCAATACCACCCACTTTGGAGATTCCAAAATATTTCTTGTGGGTGGATCGTATACTGGGTTCTTAGTGCCTTGGTTTGCCAAACTCTATCCAGAACTCATGGACTTGGGATGGGGTTCAAGTGCACCCTTCGAGTTTAAAGGtaattttaaaagcttttttgAAACTGTGTTTAAAATTATAGTAAAAATTGGTGGATCAAAGTGTCAcgagaaaataataaaaggctTTAAAGCTATTGATCTTCAGCATTCGGAATATTGTGTCCATTTGGAGGGAGAACATTGTAAAGACTCTTTGGAAAAACAAACTATATTTCAAAGATTTACCGTCTTGTTTGCATATTTAGTTCAAACTGGAAA CAAAACCACCATTCGAAAGGCCTGTAAGGATATATTGGAAACCccttttatttcgtttttaaGAAATCATTTAATTCACGACTTTAAGTGTACTTATCAACAAAATAGAAATCTTGAATATAAAAACCTGAGTTTTTTCGAGAAATTGGGAATAAATTATACCTGTTTAGACCTGACGAGGACTCTTAAGAATGAGAGCTATACGACGGATCCAG CTCGCCTTTGGTTTTATCAGCAATGTTATGAGCTTGGAAACTTCCAAACTACAGAATATGTTCCTCTCCAATTTTATTTAGATTATTGTAAAGACATTTTTCCAGCACTACCACAAGCATATATGTTTGAGAGAATACAAAATTCTGATATAGTTTTTGAAGATTTAGacgaaaacaccaaagttagtGAAATATTTCTAACTCAAGCGGAATACGATCCTTGGTCCGGCACAAAAGTGAGGAATCACAAGCGGACTTATTATTTAAAAG ATGCATTCCACTGCGAGGATCTAAGAGCAAAAGCTGTGAATAATAATCCCTCtataaaaaagttaaagagAGATATTTATAGAGAAGTTCAAAAGCTGCAATTAGTTTAA
- the LOC108129653 gene encoding uncharacterized protein: MADPRSVRSSQREWCERNSKPKPPFYTPFTRPNPTRWQKPGPMGRDDWANFHKQYQGSSRIEMARQQAGGRVNSNRTVYKKASEPPARGNDSCNVFERLSQPRWQRKKHVPPKKEVFPYRPHIMGRHPPQPEKGRPVRKPKVPCCFQHKDLEIEFWSNIRFPISRKALLAVPRQSILALSKPREYPPPQHCPIPLRPDDMFVPRRNKMTAHQWRLHRQRLEFLAKPNARVLAALGGCHCTKI, encoded by the exons ATGGCGGATCCGCGATCAGTCCGTTCGTCACAGCGCGAGTGGTGTGAACGGAACTCGAAGCCCAAGCCTCCGTTCTACACTCCATTCACGAGACCGAATCCGACTCGCTGGCAAAAACCAGGACCCATGGGTCGGGATGACTGGGCCAACTTCCACAAGCAGTATCAGGGTAGCTCGAGGATAGAAATGGCACGACAGCAAGCTGGTGGCCGGGTAAACTCCAATAG GACAGTATACAAAAAAGCCTCGGAACCACCAGCAAGAGGAAACGATTCATGCAATGTCTTTGAACGCCTGAGCCAACCTAGGTGGCAGCGCAAGAAACACGTTCCTCCAAAAAAAGAGGTATTTCCATACCGCCCGCATATCATGGGACGTCATCCTCCACAGCCGGAAAAGGGCAGACCCGTGAGGAAACCAAAAGTGCCCTGCTGTTTCCAGCACAAGGATCTAGAGATCGAGTTCTGGTCAAATATCCGTTTTCCCATTTCACGGAAGGCCCTCTTAGCCGTGCCTAGACAGTCGATACTTGCGCTGTCCAAGCCGAGGGAGTATCCGCCACCTCAGCATTGTCCCATTCCCCTCAGACCGGATGATATGTTCGTGCCCCGTCGCAACAAAATGACGGCCCATCAGTGGCGACTCCATCGGCAGCGCCTGGAGTTCCTAGCCAAGCCAAATGCACGGGTTTTGGCTGCCCTGGGGGGCTGCCATTGCACCAAAATCTAA
- the LOC108129651 gene encoding uncharacterized protein, which translates to MKSSDQMQGQGDIISDGFAIESESAPKTAPPPSWVEWCERNSKPTCRAVSPTPRKLTKWQKRGPMSKKDWKHFSAWAATRAMPRERAEVEPTPLPCAAKYLPCYKWGRKPLDPDERQEKLETLSTPRTITEKYARIYNPPAYSPAIVWGRPPHRDPGRPFKPPYVPECFPTEEVEADFWAQLRFPIRPAALLGLASPRIVSLAKPREYPPIPHCLIPERPLAPLEEPPPPRKKFTRSGWRHHQIRLMYLAKPITRPSYDYFYMA; encoded by the coding sequence ATGAAGAGCTCAGATCAGATGCAGGGCCAGGGTGATATAATCTCAGATGGCTTCGCCATTGAATCTGAATCCGCGCCGAAAACTGCCCCTCCGCCATCATGGGTGGAATGGTGTGAACGCAACTCGAAGCCTACATGCAGAGCGGTGTCCCCGACCCCACGGAAACTCACCAAATGGCAGAAGCGGGGTCCGATGAGCAAGAAGGATTGGAAACACTTCAGCGCCTGGGCGGCAACTCGGGCCATGCCCCGGGAGCGAGCTGAGGTTGAGCCAACTCCGTTGCCCTGTGCCGCCAAATACCTGCCATGCTACAAGTGGGGAAGAAAACCCTTGGATCCGGACGAACGCCAAGAAAAGTTGGAAACGCTATCCACACCCCGCACCATCACCGAGAAGTATGCTAGGATCTACAATCCTCCAGCCTACTCCCCGGCGATTGTGTGGGGTCGACCGCCTCACCGGGACCCCGGAAGGCCATTCAAGCCTCCCTACGTTCCCGAATGTTTCCCAACCGAGGAGGTCGAAGCCGATTTCTGGGCTCAGTTGCGTTTTCCCATTCGTCCGGCTGCCCTCCTAGGTTTGGCCAGCCCCCGAATCGTTAGTCTGGCCAAGCCACGCGAGTACCCACCTATTCCACACTGTCTCATCCCGGAAAGACCATTGGCTCCCTTGGAGGAGCCACCGCCGCCGCGCAAGAAGTTCACCCGCAGTGGATGGCGCCACCACCAGATTCGGCTGATGTACCTCGCCAAACCGATCACCAGGCCGTCCTATGACTACTTCTACATGGCGTGA
- the LOC108129652 gene encoding uncharacterized protein: protein MSIMPDERPASVFAAPKPPPSWVEWCERNSKPKCIRIVRERVVPTRWQTPGPMKKPDWKYFYEWAGKRAMPKELPEPPPRKIPCLKKYLPCARKPKTPDWDEFAQKMIYLSTPLDRKRSEKHQYVYPVHPYSPIIVWGQPPLHDKGRPFDPPKVPKCFPNEDIEGKFWAELRFAVRKPALKARISPRILSISKPKVMPPYPPHCIIPEHVYDVLDVPPPPRKKFTSQGWRLHQIRLLYLSKPVTRPEYEYFYM from the coding sequence ATGAGTATCATGCCGGATGAGAGGCCTGCGAGCGTCTTCGCCGCTCCGAAGCCACCACCCAGCTGGGTGGAGTGGTGTGAGCGAAATTCCAAGCCGAAATGCATTAGGATTGTCCGTGAAAGGGTGGTCCCCACCCGATGGCAGACACCGGGTCCGATGAAGAAACCCGACTGGAAGTACTTCTACGAATGGGCCGGCAAACGGGCTATGCCGAAAGAGCTGCCGGAGCCGCCGCCAAGGAAAATACCGTGCTTGAAGAAGTACTTACCCTGTGCCAGGAAGCCGAAGACCCCCGATTGGGACGAGTTTGCCCAGAAAATGATATATCTGTCAACGCCTCTGGATCGGAAGCGCAGCGAGAAGCACCAATACGTCTACCCCGTACACCCCTACTCTCCCATAATCGTCTGGGGTCAACCGCCGCTGCACGACAAGGGACGACCCTTCGACCCTCCGAAGGTGCCAAAGTGCTTCCCCAACGAGGACATCGAAGGAAAGTTTTGGGCCGAGCTGCGTTTCGCCGTCCGCAAGCCAGCCCTCAAGGCCAGGATCTCTCCCCGTATCCTGAGCATTTCCAAGCCAAAGGTCATGCCGCCCTATCCGCCCCACTGCATCATTCCGGAGCACGTCTACGATGTGCTGGAtgtgccgccgccgccgcgcAAGAAGTTCACGTCCCAGGGCTGGCGTCTCCACCAAATCCGCCTGCTCTACCTCTCGAAGCCTGTGACGCGGCCTGAATATGAATACTTTTATATGTAG